One Novosphingobium sp. 9U genomic window, GAGGCACCCGCAGAGATGACCTTCCCGGTTTCGCGATCGATGACATAGAGGAAGCCGTTCGTCGGCGCGTGCAGGATCACGTCGCGCGGTTTGCCGTCGAGGTTAAGCGTGGCGGTGACGATGTTGGGCGTGGCCTTGTAATCCCAACTGTCGCGCGGGTTCTCCTGGTAATGCCACAGGTACTTGCCGGTGCCGGCATCGAGCGCGACGATGCTGGAGGTGTAGAGGTCGTCACCACCGCCCGGATCGCGGACCTCGGGATCGTAGGGTCCGGCATTGCCCACGCCGATGTAGACACGGTTGCGGGCCGGGTCGAAGGTCATGCCGTTCCACACGGTGCCGCCTCCGCCGCCGGCTTTCAGGTGAGCAGGCCCCCAGGTCGCGGCCGCTTTCTCGAGCTCGGGCTGGTTGTTGTTGTCGCCCGGCTTGCTTGGCGTGGTGTAGAACTTCCACGCCAGCTTGCCCGTGGCAGCATCGACTGCAGTGACGTACCCGCGCGCGCCGAAGTCGGCGCCGCCGTTGCCGATGATGACCTTGCCATTCATCACCCGCGGTGCACCGGTGCTGATGTTGTAGGCGCCTTCCGACACCGTCTCAGTCACCCACAGCTGCTTGCCGGTCTTCGCGTCGAGGCCGAACAGCCGACCGTCGAGCGAAGCGAAGAACACGCGCCCGTTCTCGTAGGCCATGCCGCGGTTGGCGCCGAACGAGAAGTGCATGGCGGCCGGGTCGTGCTGCCAGGTCTTCGGATCAAAGGTCCACTTGATCTTGCCCGTGGCCGCATCGACGGCATAGGCCTTGGCGTAGCTGCCGGTGAAGTAGATCGTACCGGCGACTTCCAGCGGCGTCGCCTCCAACGTCACCTCACCGGGCAAGTCGAGCGACCAGGCCAGGCCGAGCTTGTCGACCGATCCGGTGTCGATCTCGGTCAGCTTGGAATACTGCGCTTCGTCGGCGCCGCCGCCCACGCCCGACCAGTCGTCGGTCGCGCCGAGGTTGGTGTCCGGCTGCTTGGGACCTTGGTGGCCACAGGCGGCGAGGGATGCCATCGCGAGAGCGAGCAGGGCACTCGCTGTCGGCTTTCGCAAGCGGAGCATGGTTGGCAATCGTCTCCCGATCTTATCGCTAATCGGCCGCTTAGATACCGTGATTCGATCCAATGTAAATCACAGCTGCAGCTAGTCGCGCGATCGGGAGAGTGTCAGGCAGGCTCGGGGCTTCCCGCTGCTCGTTCGGCCTTGCGCCGGACGTGCTCGGCGTGGCGACGCTTGCGCTTTTCCAGCGCTTCGAGAGAGGGGGCGCGCTCCTCGATCTGATCGGCCAGCACGGCGCCGCGCTCCCCAGGCGGCCGGGCGGGGCCGATCGTGGTGTCGCAATTGGTCTGCCGCTCGATCTCGGCATTGAGCAATGCGCCTAGCAGCACGCCATAGGCTGAGAGGAACAGCCACATCAAGAAGACGACGATCGCCGAGAGCGAGCCGTACGTCGCATTGTAGTCGCTGATGTAGGCCACGTAGAGCGAGAAGCCGAAAGAGACGAGGATCCACAGCACGGTCGCAAGCAGCGAGCCGGGCGTGAGCCAGCGCCACTTGGCCGGCCTACGATCCGGCCCATACCGCATGATGAGCGCAAAGCCGCAGGTGCCCAGTGCAACGGCGGCGGCCCAGGTCAGCAGCTTGAATAGCAGCGCCGTCGCGCCTCCCAGGAACACGCCGGTCTGCGTCTGCAGCCACGCGAACACGCCGCCCGAGAGAAGGCCGGTGAGCGCGATCAGCACCGCGGCCATAGTAAGGCCAGCGGCGCGCAAGGTCAGCTTCACGAACGAGCGCGTTTCGTGCTCCTCGTTGATGATGTTGAGCGCGCTAATCATGCCGCTGGCCGCGCGCATGCCACCATAGACGGCGAAGAACAGCGCGATCAGCAGCGCGAACCCGGTCACGCCGGTGCTGGTGGTGACGATTTGGAGCAGTTGTTCCTCGATCAGGCGGGCGGCGTCGGCCGGGACCACGCGCACGATCGCCTCCATTTGCGCCTGCACGCCCGCAGGGTCGCCGATCAGGCCGTAAATCATCACGGTGGCCGCAATCAGCGGAGTGAGCGCCAGGAACACGAAGAAGGCGAGACCTGCGGCCAGCAGCCCGAGCTCATGAAAGCCGATCATCACGTAGACGCGCTTGACGACTTGTACCCAGGCCGCGCGCGGCAACGACCAAGGCGAGGACGCGTGCGTCCCGGGCGGAGCTTCGGCCGTGATCGCAACGTCGGGCATGGCGTCGGTCACGCAGAAACCTCCATGTTCGGTGGAACTTTGTTGCTTGTCATGCGATTAGGGGGCGGACTTGGCTCGTGGACGCCTCGTTGTCGATCGGGGGGTTAAGCATTCCACTGCGCATGTCACAGCAAAGCTTCGAACACGGGCATGGTTCCCCGTGGCAGCTGAGGAATGCCCGGCTGGCTGGCGCGGCGACGATCGCGGTGACTTTGGCTCTGCTGAGCAGCCCGGCGCTGGCGCAGCAAGGTGGCACCACCACGACCGCGACTTCGCAGCAGGAAGCAGTGGCCGCTCCAACGTCTCAGGCGAGCGAGGACGCGATTCGCGCAGGTACCATTCCGGTGCCGCCGCCACCGCCGGGAGCCGCACTCCCGCAAGTCGATTCGATCATCCCCGATGCCGAATTCAACAGCGCCATCCCCTCGCTGGATCCTTCCGACGATCCGGCGATGAACCAGCCTCTGGAGTCAATCCAGAGCTTCGAGCGCCGCATCGCCACGCAGCAGAGCGGCGCCAAGCCGACCGAAGGTCAGGCTCCACCCGCGAATGATCCCGCCCTGGCGGATGGCGATGCTGTGGAGGAAGTCGGCGACGCGCCCGTGGCCGATGCCGAACTCGCCGCGCCGCTGCCGCCGCTCGACCATTTCGAAGTCGCGCCGGTCCAGTTCGCCGAGGATGAGGAGGCCGCCACCCGCGACTTGCGCGTGACGTATGCGGTGCGGCTGAACGGCCTCGATGCGGCGGACAAGGAGACCGCCGTCAGCCTCAAGAGCCAGTTCAAGGGGCTCTCGGCGCTCGAGAAGGGCGATGGTAAGGCTGACAACGTGGCGATGGCCTCGGCCCGCCTGACCGAGGATAGCGAGTTGGTGAAGACCATCCTCGCCTCCGAAGGCTGGTACGACCCCCAGGTGCGGACGCATCTCGACCGGACGGACGGCCCCAGTGGCCTACCGCTCAACGCAGTCATCGATGTGCAGCCGGGCAAGCGCTTCACCTTCTCCGAGATCAAGGTCGAAGCCGACCCGACCGTCCCGCCTACGCTCATCGCCGACAACCTCGCATTGAAGATTGGCGAGCCGATCGTCGCCGAGCGCGTGCAGGGTGCCGAGGCGCAAGTGGCGCTGGCACTGCCGGAGAACGGCTATCCTTTCGCCGCCGTGGGCGATCGCGATATCCTGCTCGACCAGGACACCGGCAGCGGCGCCTATACTTTGCCGGTCACCGTCGGTCCGCGCGGCAAGTTCGGCGGCTTCAAGACCGAAGGCGATCTCGCGTTCGACGTCGACCATGTCGAGACACTGGCCCGCTTCAAGCGCGGCGAACTCTACGATAGCCGCAAGGTCGACGATTTGCGCAAGGCGCTGGTCGCGACCGGCCTGTTCTCCACCGTCTCGGCCGAACCGCAGCGCACCAACGAGCCCGCGGGTGACGGCACCGAATACGTGACCATGCTCGTCAAGCAGGACGCCGGACCGCCGCGCACGATCGCCGGCAGCGCCGGCTATGCAGCTGGGCAGGGCTTCACGGTCGAGGGTACCTGGACCCATCGCAACATGTTCCCGCCCGAGGGCGCGCTGATCGTCCACGGCATCGCCGGCACCCAGGAGCAGGGCGCGGGCGTCACTTTCCGCCGCGCCAATGCCGGGCAGCGCGACCGCACGTTCGAGGCTGTGGCCGAGGGCCTGCGGAGCGACTACGACGCGTACAATGCCATTACCGGCCGCCTCGCGGCGCGCGTCAGCTACGATTCCACGCAGATTTGGCAGAAGCGGCTGACGTACGCCTACGGTGTCGAACTCCTGGGCACTGCCGAGCGGGCCTTCGACTTCGACGCGGGTGAGCGGCGCCGCCGCACTTACTACGTGGCCTCGCTGAACGGGCAAGTCGGTCTGGATACCTCGGACGATCTACTCAATCCCACCAAAGGCTTTCGGGTCACCGCACTGGTGCAGCCGGAAGGCTCGCTGGGCAACGGCTTCAACCCCTACATCCGCGCCCGCCTGGACGGATCGGCGTACTATCCGTTCGGCGACTTCGTACTCGCCGGCCGCGTCCGCTTCGGCACCATTCAGGGCGCAGCGCGTGACGACATAGCCCCTTCTCGCCGGCTCTACTCGGGCGGCGGCGGCTCCGTGCGCGGCTTCGGCTACCAGAAGCTCGGCCCGCTGGATCCGAACGGCGATCCGATCGGCGGGCGCAGCCTGAACGAAGGCGCGATCGAGGGGCGTTATCGCTTCGGCAACTATGGCGTGGTTGCCTTCCTCGACGCTGGCCAGTCGTACGAGTCCACCACGCCCAAGTTCTCCGACATGCGATACGGCGTCGGTATCGGCGGGCGCTTCTACACCAACTTCGGCCCGCTTCGCGTGGACGTCGCCACGCCGCTGGGACGCCGCAAGGGTGAATCGCGCCTCAATATCTATGTCTCGATCGGGCAGGCATTCTGATGGCTGATCCGCAAGACACACCGCCTGTGACGGCCGCCGAAGAGACGGTCATCATCAAGCGCCCGCGCCGCCGTTGGGGCTTGCGCATCGCCAAGACGCTGGCAGCGCTGGTCATCGGCGTGATCGTGCTGGCGCTGGCGATCGTACTGGGTCTCAACACCAGCCCCGGTCATCGCTTCGTCGCCGACCAGATTGCCGCCCTTGAATTCCAGAACGGCATGAAGATCCATGTCGGCCGGATCGAAGGCTCGCTCTATGGCAAGATGACCTTGCGCAACCTGTCGGTGCGCGATCCCAAGGGCGAGTTCCTGTTCTCGCCCGAGATCGACGTCGACTGGCGGCCGTTCGCCTATCTCAGCAACCATGTCGACGTCCGCTCGGCGACGGCGCAGCGCATGATCCTGCGGCGCACGCCCAAGTTCAACGTCACGCCACCATCCGATCCCAACGAGCCGTTGCTGCCCGATCTCGACATCGACATCGGCCGCCTGAAGGTCGATCGCTTCGTCATCGAGAAGCCGGTCACCGGCGCGCGCCGGATCGCGACCATCGACGCGCGCACGCACATCGCCGACGGCCGCGCGCAGATCGACGCCACCGGCGGCACTGTCGCTGCACAAGGTGTGCTCGGCGGCGACCGCTTCAAGATCAAGCTCGACGCGGTGCCCGCGAACAACAAGCTCGACATCGATCTGGATCTCAACGCACCGCGTGGTGGCGTCATCGCCAGCCTCGCAGGGTTCACAGAGCCGCTGGCGATCAAGGTCGGTGGCAAGGGTAGCTGGGCCAACTGGAACGGCCAGCTCGCCGCAAACCTGGGCGGCGGCGAACTGGCGCGGCTTGGCGTGACCGCACGCGACGGCACCTTCACCTTGCGCGGCCCGACCCGCATCGCCCGTCTGGTGACGGGACCAACAGCGAACCTCCTCGGGCCGATCACCAATCTCGACCTGACCGCCGCACTGGCGAACCGCCGCGCGACCGTCAGCGGCCGTGTGTGGAGCGATGCCTTCACCGCGACGCCAAACGGTGTCATCGACCTCTCCGACAACTCGTTCGAAGGCATGAAGCTGGCCTTCGTTCTGCTGAAGCCCTCAGCTCTGGCTGAGAACCTGAGCGGCGCCGGCCTGCGCGCCGCTCTGACGCTCGATGGGGCTTTCGCGACCCCTAAGGTCCAGTACGCCATCAACGCAAGCCGCATCGTCATGAACGACATGGGGCTGGAGAACTTCGCGGCCACGGGCGCCGCCACCGTCAACTCCGACCGTATCATGATCCCGGTCAGCGCCACTGTCCGCCGTATTACCGGCCTCGACACGGTGGCCGGCGGTACGCTCACCAACGTGCGGCTAAACGGCGACGTCGCCATCGATGGTCCGCGCATCCTTTCGGACAACATGCGAATCCGCTCGGATCGCATCGACGCCAAGCTGATCCTGCTCGCGGACATGAGTACCGGCCTCTATACCGGCGCCGTTGACGGGCGGATCGACAACTACCGGGTCGAGAGCGTCGGCGTATTCAACATCACGACCGACATGGACCTTAAGGCCAGGCGCGACGGCTATGCGCTCGAAGGCACGGTCCGCGCCCGCTCTACGCGGCTGCTGAACGACAGCCTGAAGACGTACCTGGGAGGCAACTTCGTCGCCTCGTCGCGCGTGAGCTATGGCTCGGACGGCATGGCGCGGTTCTCCGGCGTGCGGCTCGCAGCGCCCGACCTGCGGGTGACCGGCGGTAGCGGCTCCTACTCGACCAAGAGCGGCCAGATCGTCCTCAACGCCAACGGCACTTCGCGCCGTTACGGCAAGATCGGCGTGCGCGTCGCAGGCACCGTCGCCGATCCCAATGCGCATATCACAGCCGAGCGGCCGGACGTCGGCATCGGCCTCGCCAACGTCGATGCGCGCATCGACGGCGTGCGCGGTGGTTATAACCTGAACCTCACCAGCGACAGCGACTATGGCCCATTGCGCGCCGACGTGACGTTGGAGATGGGCAAGGCGCTGGCGATCCAGATCAACAGTGCGAACTTGTCAGGCGTCGATTTCGCAGGGCGCATCGTCCAAACCCCCGCCGGCCCGTTCAGCGGCCAGCTGACGGCGAACGGAAATGGGCTGGGCGGACTGGTTCGGCTCGGCGCTCAAGGCAAGTATCAGGCCGTCGATTTCAACCTGCGCGCCAAGGACACCGTGTTCCAAGGGCCGGCGAACCTGGCGATCGGCTCTGCCATCGTTGATGGGCGCGCTGTACTCTATGATCAGCCGCTGATCATCGCGGATGCGCAGCTTGCCGGCACCCAGTACGGCAGCCTCAACATCGCCGCCGCTCGCGTGCTGGTCGATTACCAGAACGGCCGCGGCAAGGCGAAGGCGCTGATCGAAGGCACAAGCGGCGTGCCGTTCCGGGTCAGTGCGAACGCCGATCTACAGCCCGAGCTGTGGCGCGTCGCCCTCGCTGGACGCGTGCGCGGGCTCGATCTAAAGACCACCACGCCCGCGCGGATCATACCGAAGAACGGCACCTACGAACTGCTGCCCACCAACCTCAATTTTGGTGGCGGTAACGTGAAGCTCGCCGGAACTTACGGCAACGGCATGAAGATCCAGAGCCGGCTCGAGAACATCGACATGGCGGTGATCAACGCGTTCATGCCCGGCCTGGGTATAGGTGGGCGCGCCAGCGGCAGCTTGGACTTCGCACAAGCGTCGTCAGATGCCTTCCCGCGCGCCGACGCTCGCCTCCACCTCGACGATTTCACCCGCACCACGGCCGCTTCGCAGAGCCAGCCCCTCGACGTGAACTTCGTCGGCAAGCTGCTGCCCGATGGTGGTGAGGCGCGTGCCGTGATGCGGCGCCGCGGCACCGTGATTGGTCGGCTGGTCGCCACGCTGCGCCCGCTTGGGCCGGGCGCGGGCTCGTGGACCGAGCGCTTGATGAGCGCGCCGCTGGGCGGAGGCATCCGCTACAACGGTCCGGCCGACACGCTGTTCTCGTTCGCGGGCCTGACCGACCAGCGTCTGACCGGACCGATCGGCGTTGCCGCGGACTTCTCGTGCCGCGTGCAGGAGCCGTGTCTCAACGGCGTGATCCGCGGTCAGAACCTTACTTACGAGAACCTGACATACGGCACCAAGCTGACGCAGATGAACATGGCCGGACGTTTCACCGGCAGCAGCCTGCAACTCGAAAGCCTGACCGCCAAGGCCGGCGACGGCACGATTTCGGCCAAGGGTCAGGTCAGCCTCGCAGCAGAGCAGGGCTATCCAATGGATCTGTCGGTGGATCTGAACCAGGCGCGTCTGGCTCGCAGTGATGCCCTGTCGGCGACTGCCACCGGGCAGATCCGCCTGACCAAGTCGGGCCCGCAACCACCTCTGCTCTCGGGAACGATCCGCCTGCCGGAGACACGCTACCAGATCGTTCGCGAAGGTGCGGCGCAAGTGCCACGGCTCACCGGCGTGCGCTTCAAGCCGCCGCGGGGTCCGCAGCGCATCACGGGTGACGAGCCCGCGCAGCCTGCGGGAAATGCGTTCTCCTCGGTGCGCCTCGACCTGCACCTGATCGCTCCGGAGAAGCTCTACGTCTCGGGCATGGGCCTGGAATCCGAGTGGCGCGCCGACTTCACCGTCAGCGGCACCAGCTCGGCACCGAGCCTAGCTGGTGAGGTTGAGCTGATCCGTGGCACGCTGGGCTTTGCCGGCCGCTCGTTCGAGTTGAGCGAAGGCTTGGTGTCGTTCACCGGCGGCAAGACGATCGACCCCACCGTGCGCATCGTCGCCACCGAGGACGTCGACGACGTGACCGTCAACGTGAACGTCAGTGGCCGGGCGATGAACCCGCAGATCACTTTCACCTCGACGCCGTCGCTGCCGCAGGACGAGGTCATGTCGCGCATCCTCTTCGGCAGTTCGGTGGCGAACCTCTCGGCGATCCAGGCGGTGCAGCTCGCCTCCTCGCTGAACTCGCTGCGCGGGACTGGTGGCGGGCTCAACCCGCTCGGCAAGCTGCGCTCCGCCGCCGGCATTGACCGCCTGCGCATCCTCGGCCCCGACGAGACCACCGGGCGCGGCACCTCGCTGGCCGCGGGGCAGTACCTGACCGACGACATCTACGTCGAGCTCATCACCGACGCGCGCGGCTTCACCGCCACGCAGCTGGAAGTCAGCCTCAACAAGTGGCTGTCGGTGCTCAGCCAAGCCGGCGGCTCGGGCGTCAACAGCGTCAACGTCCGGATCAAGAAGAACTATTGATGCGCGCGAGTGTCGCCCTTGCTCTGGCGGCGCTCGCGGCGCTGTCGGCATGCAAACGCGAGCCGAGCTTCGACGAGCGCTACGCCAGCGCGCAGAAGGCAATCCGGGACAAGGCCGGCGAACTCGACCGCGACATGGCGACCCGGGCAGCGGAGGCCAGCGAGGCAGCGCCAGATGCCGGCGGAGTGGTCGTCGATACGGTGGCCGGGCAGACGTAGGCCGGGGGCCGCGGCCGCTTCAGTTCGTCGGCTTGAGCATGCCCATCAGTTCCAGCGCGTCGACGGCGGCGGCTGATGACGCCGTGTTGTCGAACATGCACCAGACTTCCCGGCCTGACGTGAGATCGTGCTCGATCGCACTGGCATAGTCCACCAGACGATCCGCCTCGTAAGGTGAGCGGTACATGACAGGCGAGCCATGAAGCCGCCAGTAGCTCAAAGAGCGCCAACCTCCCGGCACGGCGGCTTGCGGTACGCGCGCGGGGTCCGCGGCGACCCGGGCCACGCGGCATTGGCGCAGCAGATCGTCCGCCTCAGCCTCGAACCATGATGCGTGACGTGGCTCGCAGGCGATCCTGGCATCAGATTGCGAGTGGAGCATGGTGAAGAACGTCTCGGCTACCGACGGATCCAACGCAAGGCTCGGCGGCAGCTGGACGAGCAGCACGCTCAGCTTGCTTCCAAGCGCATGTGCATCCTGGAGGAAGGCGGCCGCTAGGTCCTCACAGTCGACCAGCCTGCGCTCATGTGTGATCGCCTTGGGCACCTTCGCCGAAAACCGGAAATCCTCCGGCACGCTCGCGGCCCAGCGCTCCCAGGTCGAGCGGCGGTGCGGGCGGTAGAACGACGAGTTGATCTCCACCCCGGCAAAGCGCGCCGCATAGCGCTGCAGACCGCTGCCAGCGTCAGGCAAGGGGAAAGCCGTCGCATGTTGCCGCGGGATGGCCCACCCGGCCGTGCCGATGATCGCGCCCATGCCGGTGCAATGCATGGGCGCGGGCTCGGTGCCTAATTATACGCCTTGTGCACTACGCCGTGGCGCATGACCAAGTCGACCTTCTCCATGCGGGTGACGTCGTGGAGCGGGGAGCCGGACAGCGCGATGATGTCGGCCTCCTTGCCCGCTGCAAGCGTGCCGATCGTGGCGGATTGGCCGAGAGCCTCGGCCGCATTGACGGTCGCGGTCTTAAGCGCCTCGGCCGGGGTCATGCCGGCTTTCACCAGGAGGGCGAACTCCTGCGCGTTGTCGCCGTGCTTCGAGACGCCGGTATCGGTACCGAACGCGACCTTGACCCCGGCGGCGATCGCCTTCTGGTGGCTGGCGAAGGCGGCGGCGGCCGCTTCCTCGGCTTTGGGGATCACGGCAGGCGGCAGCATGCCGGCCCGCGCCTGCGCCACGGCGGCGAGGGGCGCCATCATCGTCGGCACCAGCCAGGTGCCATGCGACTTGAACAGCTTGATCGCCTCATCATCCAGGAACGAACCATGCTCGACGGTGTCGACCCCTGCCACGATCGCCGCCTTGGTGCCGGCGGCGGCGTGGCTGTGCGTCGCCACCTTGCGGCCCAGACCGTGCGCGGTGTCGATGATCGCCTTCATCTCCTCGTCGGTCATCGCGCGGCCTAGCCCGCCCGAGACGTTGGAGAGCACGCCACCGGTCGACATGTACTTGATGACCTGCGCACCCAGCGCGACCTGCTCGCGAACGGCGCGGCGGCAGTCGTCGGCTCCGTCGCATGTGCTCACCGTGTGCTGGTGCACGGCTTCGGCGTAGATCTCGCCCAGGCCGTTTGCCGGATCGGCATGGCCGCCGGTAACCGAGATTGCGGCGCCGGCGTTGACGATCGAGGGCCCTTCGATGTCGCCGCGCTCCACGCCTTCGCGAAGGGCGCGCATGCCGCGGGCATTGCCGCCCAGGTCGCGAACAGTTGTGAAGCCCGCCTCCAACGTCGTGCGGGCGTTGGATACGGCATACATCATGTCGTCCGCATCGTCCCGATTCAGCGCGGTGAGCCGGTCCTTCAGCGGGTCGCCGCCGATGCCCCACAAGTGCACGTGCATGTCGATCAGGCCGGGCATGACGAAGGCGTTCCTGAGATCGACCAGTTGCGCGCCGGCCGGCGGATCGACGAACCCATCGCGGATCTCGGCGATCTTGTCGCCCCGGATGATGACCGTGCTGTTGCCCCGCGGAGGCTTGCCCGGCTCTGCCAGGAGCGTGCCGGCGTGGATCACTACGACTTTCTCAGGCTCGGGAGCCTGCGCCAGCGCCGGCGTGGCT contains:
- a CDS encoding PQQ-dependent dehydrogenase, methanol/ethanol family, with amino-acid sequence MASLAACGHQGPKQPDTNLGATDDWSGVGGGADEAQYSKLTEIDTGSVDKLGLAWSLDLPGEVTLEATPLEVAGTIYFTGSYAKAYAVDAATGKIKWTFDPKTWQHDPAAMHFSFGANRGMAYENGRVFFASLDGRLFGLDAKTGKQLWVTETVSEGAYNISTGAPRVMNGKVIIGNGGADFGARGYVTAVDAATGKLAWKFYTTPSKPGDNNNQPELEKAAATWGPAHLKAGGGGGTVWNGMTFDPARNRVYIGVGNAGPYDPEVRDPGGGDDLYTSSIVALDAGTGKYLWHYQENPRDSWDYKATPNIVTATLNLDGKPRDVILHAPTNGFLYVIDRETGKVISAGASAEMNWAKGVDLKTGRPIENRDIRYETGLTKIWPGTVGGHNWQPMSYSPRTGLVYIPQQQIGARFSRKGGSENAFNVMGLTLEPIVEKAGDGHGYLVAWDPVRQKQAWRVQHKGLWNGGTLATAGNLVFQGTADGFLKAFDATDGKEVWSFNAGLGIIGAPISYRLNDKQYVSILVGYGGTTAAYGKYMDMGWKFGAQPRRLLTFALGGKATLPASPPPTFKVAALDDPQLKLNEADVAAGRGLSIQCAACHGVGLQATGTPGPDLRESGIALKLDSFAQLLKSGALMEQGMPRFENLTDEQIRQLHAYIRAKAREALGTRTADKTAPMPKL
- a CDS encoding YhjD/YihY/BrkB family envelope integrity protein — encoded protein: MTDAMPDVAITAEAPPGTHASSPWSLPRAAWVQVVKRVYVMIGFHELGLLAAGLAFFVFLALTPLIAATVMIYGLIGDPAGVQAQMEAIVRVVPADAARLIEEQLLQIVTTSTGVTGFALLIALFFAVYGGMRAASGMISALNIINEEHETRSFVKLTLRAAGLTMAAVLIALTGLLSGGVFAWLQTQTGVFLGGATALLFKLLTWAAAVALGTCGFALIMRYGPDRRPAKWRWLTPGSLLATVLWILVSFGFSLYVAYISDYNATYGSLSAIVVFLMWLFLSAYGVLLGALLNAEIERQTNCDTTIGPARPPGERGAVLADQIEERAPSLEALEKRKRRHAEHVRRKAERAAGSPEPA
- a CDS encoding autotransporter assembly complex family protein is translated as MSQQSFEHGHGSPWQLRNARLAGAATIAVTLALLSSPALAQQGGTTTTATSQQEAVAAPTSQASEDAIRAGTIPVPPPPPGAALPQVDSIIPDAEFNSAIPSLDPSDDPAMNQPLESIQSFERRIATQQSGAKPTEGQAPPANDPALADGDAVEEVGDAPVADAELAAPLPPLDHFEVAPVQFAEDEEAATRDLRVTYAVRLNGLDAADKETAVSLKSQFKGLSALEKGDGKADNVAMASARLTEDSELVKTILASEGWYDPQVRTHLDRTDGPSGLPLNAVIDVQPGKRFTFSEIKVEADPTVPPTLIADNLALKIGEPIVAERVQGAEAQVALALPENGYPFAAVGDRDILLDQDTGSGAYTLPVTVGPRGKFGGFKTEGDLAFDVDHVETLARFKRGELYDSRKVDDLRKALVATGLFSTVSAEPQRTNEPAGDGTEYVTMLVKQDAGPPRTIAGSAGYAAGQGFTVEGTWTHRNMFPPEGALIVHGIAGTQEQGAGVTFRRANAGQRDRTFEAVAEGLRSDYDAYNAITGRLAARVSYDSTQIWQKRLTYAYGVELLGTAERAFDFDAGERRRRTYYVASLNGQVGLDTSDDLLNPTKGFRVTALVQPEGSLGNGFNPYIRARLDGSAYYPFGDFVLAGRVRFGTIQGAARDDIAPSRRLYSGGGGSVRGFGYQKLGPLDPNGDPIGGRSLNEGAIEGRYRFGNYGVVAFLDAGQSYESTTPKFSDMRYGVGIGGRFYTNFGPLRVDVATPLGRRKGESRLNIYVSIGQAF
- a CDS encoding translocation/assembly module TamB domain-containing protein, coding for MADPQDTPPVTAAEETVIIKRPRRRWGLRIAKTLAALVIGVIVLALAIVLGLNTSPGHRFVADQIAALEFQNGMKIHVGRIEGSLYGKMTLRNLSVRDPKGEFLFSPEIDVDWRPFAYLSNHVDVRSATAQRMILRRTPKFNVTPPSDPNEPLLPDLDIDIGRLKVDRFVIEKPVTGARRIATIDARTHIADGRAQIDATGGTVAAQGVLGGDRFKIKLDAVPANNKLDIDLDLNAPRGGVIASLAGFTEPLAIKVGGKGSWANWNGQLAANLGGGELARLGVTARDGTFTLRGPTRIARLVTGPTANLLGPITNLDLTAALANRRATVSGRVWSDAFTATPNGVIDLSDNSFEGMKLAFVLLKPSALAENLSGAGLRAALTLDGAFATPKVQYAINASRIVMNDMGLENFAATGAATVNSDRIMIPVSATVRRITGLDTVAGGTLTNVRLNGDVAIDGPRILSDNMRIRSDRIDAKLILLADMSTGLYTGAVDGRIDNYRVESVGVFNITTDMDLKARRDGYALEGTVRARSTRLLNDSLKTYLGGNFVASSRVSYGSDGMARFSGVRLAAPDLRVTGGSGSYSTKSGQIVLNANGTSRRYGKIGVRVAGTVADPNAHITAERPDVGIGLANVDARIDGVRGGYNLNLTSDSDYGPLRADVTLEMGKALAIQINSANLSGVDFAGRIVQTPAGPFSGQLTANGNGLGGLVRLGAQGKYQAVDFNLRAKDTVFQGPANLAIGSAIVDGRAVLYDQPLIIADAQLAGTQYGSLNIAAARVLVDYQNGRGKAKALIEGTSGVPFRVSANADLQPELWRVALAGRVRGLDLKTTTPARIIPKNGTYELLPTNLNFGGGNVKLAGTYGNGMKIQSRLENIDMAVINAFMPGLGIGGRASGSLDFAQASSDAFPRADARLHLDDFTRTTAASQSQPLDVNFVGKLLPDGGEARAVMRRRGTVIGRLVATLRPLGPGAGSWTERLMSAPLGGGIRYNGPADTLFSFAGLTDQRLTGPIGVAADFSCRVQEPCLNGVIRGQNLTYENLTYGTKLTQMNMAGRFTGSSLQLESLTAKAGDGTISAKGQVSLAAEQGYPMDLSVDLNQARLARSDALSATATGQIRLTKSGPQPPLLSGTIRLPETRYQIVREGAAQVPRLTGVRFKPPRGPQRITGDEPAQPAGNAFSSVRLDLHLIAPEKLYVSGMGLESEWRADFTVSGTSSAPSLAGEVELIRGTLGFAGRSFELSEGLVSFTGGKTIDPTVRIVATEDVDDVTVNVNVSGRAMNPQITFTSTPSLPQDEVMSRILFGSSVANLSAIQAVQLASSLNSLRGTGGGLNPLGKLRSAAGIDRLRILGPDETTGRGTSLAAGQYLTDDIYVELITDARGFTATQLEVSLNKWLSVLSQAGGSGVNSVNVRIKKNY
- a CDS encoding DUF72 domain-containing protein, whose protein sequence is MGAIIGTAGWAIPRQHATAFPLPDAGSGLQRYAARFAGVEINSSFYRPHRRSTWERWAASVPEDFRFSAKVPKAITHERRLVDCEDLAAAFLQDAHALGSKLSVLLVQLPPSLALDPSVAETFFTMLHSQSDARIACEPRHASWFEAEADDLLRQCRVARVAADPARVPQAAVPGGWRSLSYWRLHGSPVMYRSPYEADRLVDYASAIEHDLTSGREVWCMFDNTASSAAAVDALELMGMLKPTN
- a CDS encoding amidohydrolase family protein: MHRAAVAGNIMAHKGEIIMRHAVAAAIALALATPALAQAPEPEKVVVIHAGTLLAEPGKPPRGNSTVIIRGDKIAEIRDGFVDPPAGAQLVDLRNAFVMPGLIDMHVHLWGIGGDPLKDRLTALNRDDADDMMYAVSNARTTLEAGFTTVRDLGGNARGMRALREGVERGDIEGPSIVNAGAAISVTGGHADPANGLGEIYAEAVHQHTVSTCDGADDCRRAVREQVALGAQVIKYMSTGGVLSNVSGGLGRAMTDEEMKAIIDTAHGLGRKVATHSHAAAGTKAAIVAGVDTVEHGSFLDDEAIKLFKSHGTWLVPTMMAPLAAVAQARAGMLPPAVIPKAEEAAAAAFASHQKAIAAGVKVAFGTDTGVSKHGDNAQEFALLVKAGMTPAEALKTATVNAAEALGQSATIGTLAAGKEADIIALSGSPLHDVTRMEKVDLVMRHGVVHKAYN